A region from the Candidatus Brocadiaceae bacterium genome encodes:
- a CDS encoding CCA tRNA nucleotidyltransferase, which produces MSDKTIRQNAIEIVHTLQSHGYKAFFAGGCVRDMIMERESTDYDIATSALPSDVMNLFNNTIPVGVQFGVVIVVKDSHRFEVATFRTEGSYSDGRHPDSVSFSTAEDDVKRRDLTINGLLYDPVEDHLLDYVGGREDISRKIIRSIGNPLKRFTEDKLRMMRAARFACRFQFHIHEDTKKAIIQLAPQIHAVSAERIREELEKILTGPNPHVGIKLLDELRLLEEILPEVSDMKGVRQPENFHPEGDVFVHTLLCLSKMKRPSWTVAMGALLHDIGKTVTFQELDRIRFNLHEKVGANMAARICDRLKTSNADKERIVWLVLKHLYFKDAQRMRLSKLKRLFAEDGYQELAELCRIDAMASSGDLSDYLYCQEMSGRLTTEEVKPEPLITGHDLIAMGLKPGPSFKIILTKIEDEQLEGTLATKEAAIERARVLVGENFFHRNQGTGQEDSKE; this is translated from the coding sequence ATGTCAGATAAGACCATCCGCCAAAATGCCATTGAGATTGTCCATACCTTGCAAAGCCACGGTTACAAGGCCTTTTTTGCCGGGGGCTGTGTGCGTGACATGATCATGGAACGTGAATCTACCGATTATGATATTGCCACCAGCGCTTTGCCTTCAGATGTCATGAACCTTTTTAACAATACCATTCCGGTGGGTGTTCAGTTTGGAGTAGTAATAGTTGTAAAAGATAGTCATCGTTTTGAAGTTGCTACCTTCCGGACAGAGGGATCCTATAGCGATGGACGCCATCCCGATTCTGTCAGCTTCAGCACCGCTGAGGATGATGTAAAACGGCGAGACCTTACCATAAATGGTTTGTTGTACGATCCGGTAGAAGACCACCTATTGGATTACGTTGGAGGGAGGGAAGACATTTCCAGGAAAATTATCCGTAGCATTGGCAACCCCCTCAAACGTTTTACAGAGGACAAATTGCGTATGATGCGCGCTGCCCGCTTCGCATGTCGTTTTCAGTTTCACATCCATGAAGACACCAAAAAAGCGATCATTCAGCTTGCGCCTCAGATTCATGCCGTTAGCGCTGAACGTATCCGTGAAGAACTGGAGAAGATTCTTACCGGCCCAAATCCGCATGTCGGCATTAAGCTCCTTGATGAACTCCGACTTTTAGAAGAAATCCTGCCGGAGGTTTCTGATATGAAAGGTGTGAGACAACCGGAAAATTTTCACCCGGAAGGAGACGTGTTCGTCCATACCCTTTTGTGCTTATCAAAGATGAAACGCCCCTCGTGGACGGTAGCCATGGGGGCGCTCCTCCATGACATTGGCAAGACCGTAACCTTTCAGGAATTAGACCGCATCCGGTTTAACCTCCACGAAAAGGTGGGTGCGAATATGGCAGCCAGGATCTGCGATCGTTTAAAAACCTCCAATGCCGACAAAGAGCGAATAGTCTGGCTTGTCTTGAAACACCTCTATTTCAAGGATGCACAAAGGATGCGACTCAGCAAACTGAAAAGACTCTTCGCAGAGGATGGTTACCAGGAACTTGCAGAGCTGTGCAGGATCGATGCCATGGCAAGCAGTGGGGATCTCTCAGATTATTTGTACTGTCAGGAGATGTCCGGCAGATTAACGACGGAGGAGGTGAAACCGGAGCCCCTCATTACCGGCCATGATCTTATCGCTATGGGACTGAAACCAGGTCCCTCATTCAAGATTATCTTGACAAAGATTGAGGACGAACAACTTGAAGGCACACTAGCGACAAAAGAAGCGGCCATTGAAAGGGCACGGGTTTTAGTTGGTGAAAACTTTTTTCATCGCAATCAAGGCACAGGACAGGAAGACTCAAAAGAATGA
- a CDS encoding TIGR00730 family Rossman fold protein — protein sequence MQGKNNIKRICVFCGSSAGARPAYTEAAQKLGRIIVSRGMGLVYGGGGIGLMGVLADTVLQEKGKVIGVFPRALSAKEVAHRGLTELRLVRSMHERKAMMVELSDAFIAMPGGFGTFDEFFEIVTWAQLGIHAKPIGLLNVDGYFELLMAFINHALHEQFIKTKHRQLVFQSNDPEELLRMLVCQ from the coding sequence ATGCAGGGCAAGAATAATATTAAACGCATTTGCGTGTTCTGCGGTTCTTCTGCAGGAGCAAGGCCAGCGTACACAGAGGCAGCGCAAAAACTGGGCAGGATAATTGTGTCACGTGGGATGGGACTCGTTTACGGTGGCGGTGGGATTGGGTTGATGGGGGTCCTTGCAGATACGGTATTACAGGAAAAAGGGAAGGTTATCGGAGTGTTTCCCCGTGCTCTATCAGCCAAAGAAGTCGCTCATCGTGGTCTGACAGAACTTCGGCTGGTGCGGAGTATGCATGAACGAAAGGCAATGATGGTGGAATTATCTGATGCCTTTATTGCAATGCCTGGTGGGTTTGGCACTTTCGACGAATTTTTTGAAATTGTCACCTGGGCACAATTAGGGATACACGCAAAGCCTATCGGCCTTTTGAACGTAGATGGTTATTTTGAGTTACTTATGGCATTTATAAATCACGCATTGCATGAACAATTTATAAAGACAAAACATCGCCAATTGGTTTTTCAGTCGAATGATCCTGAAGAGCTTCTTCGAATGCTTGTTTGTCAGTAG
- a CDS encoding succinate dehydrogenase iron-sulfur subunit, with protein MNNDKIFFHVFRFDPDKDKRPYFQKFEIPFARKDLTVLEGLFSIQQRMDHSLAFRSSCRAAVCGSCAMHINGKYRLACNTLISKLKSKNITVRPLSHMAIYKDLFVDMKPFWEKYEQVKPYFVPGKPPPEKQEQIQSSEERTKIDRLIDCILCACCHSSCPITASHEKYLGPMALLHVDRFISDTRDGIKKERLAMVNDEYGVWRCHTVFNCQEVCPKNLNPTGSIAHLKREIMKSEI; from the coding sequence ATGAACAATGACAAGATTTTTTTTCATGTCTTTCGTTTTGATCCGGACAAAGATAAAAGGCCGTATTTCCAGAAATTTGAAATTCCTTTTGCTCGAAAGGACCTGACAGTGCTGGAGGGGCTTTTCTCTATACAACAACGAATGGATCATTCTCTGGCTTTTCGGTCTTCATGCCGTGCCGCGGTCTGTGGTTCATGCGCCATGCATATTAACGGAAAATACCGTCTTGCTTGTAACACCTTAATTTCAAAACTTAAATCAAAAAACATTACGGTTCGCCCTCTTTCCCATATGGCCATATACAAAGACCTTTTTGTTGATATGAAACCTTTTTGGGAAAAGTATGAACAGGTAAAACCATATTTCGTACCGGGCAAGCCACCGCCAGAGAAGCAGGAGCAGATACAGAGCTCAGAGGAAAGAACAAAGATAGACAGGCTTATTGATTGTATTCTTTGTGCCTGTTGCCATTCTTCGTGTCCCATTACGGCATCACATGAAAAGTACCTTGGTCCGATGGCGCTCCTTCATGTGGACCGGTTCATTTCAGATACCAGAGATGGCATAAAGAAGGAACGTTTGGCTATGGTAAACGATGAATATGGAGTATGGCGTTGTCATACGGTATTTAATTGCCAGGAAGTATGTCCGAAAAATTTGAACCCTACCGGTTCTATAGCCCATTTAAAAAGAGAAATCATGAAAAGTGAGATTTAG
- the ftsY gene encoding signal recognition particle-docking protein FtsY, with amino-acid sequence MFAKKKDDMKKPRRSIWYRIWHYRFEPPKKVVMKGDGTIKLVPLFPETGMEEEIIKKPALSPSETSVIEEVVEEIKEEIVERPPAIKRVKKKSISVVPEPVVREKIREKVKEEVPEVTKKLPVVGVEEKIKKGLEKTRGRFWARLKSFFSLRRKIDEEILEELEDILIGADVGAKPVHTLIQEIREAWKAKSITETSQIRDFIKNRLSEDLRLLATGIHYAPTPPTVIMVVGVNGVGKTTSIAKLANIFIKDGRKVMVAAGDTFRAAAADQLEIWSKRIGADIIKHQAGSDPAAVAYDALDACLARNTDILIVDTAGRLHTHENLMKELAKIKRVISNKIPGAPHEVLMVLDATTGQNAIAQAKSFKNSVDVSGIFLAKLDGTAKGGIVLGMRSEINIPVKFIGLGEKEDDIAIFDPDVFVNALLEE; translated from the coding sequence ATGTTTGCTAAAAAGAAAGATGACATGAAAAAACCTCGTCGTAGTATATGGTACCGCATCTGGCACTACAGGTTTGAACCGCCCAAAAAGGTTGTTATGAAAGGAGATGGCACCATTAAGTTGGTCCCCCTGTTTCCTGAAACAGGAATGGAAGAAGAGATCATAAAAAAACCTGCTCTTTCTCCATCAGAAACATCCGTGATAGAAGAAGTTGTTGAAGAAATTAAAGAGGAAATCGTTGAACGACCTCCGGCCATTAAAAGAGTCAAGAAAAAATCGATTTCCGTTGTCCCGGAACCAGTTGTAAGAGAAAAAATAAGAGAAAAAGTAAAAGAGGAAGTCCCGGAAGTTACGAAAAAACTACCGGTTGTTGGTGTTGAAGAAAAGATAAAAAAGGGTCTGGAGAAAACTCGCGGTCGTTTTTGGGCACGTTTAAAAAGTTTTTTTTCTTTGAGAAGAAAAATTGATGAAGAGATACTCGAAGAGCTGGAAGACATCTTGATTGGTGCAGATGTTGGCGCAAAACCTGTTCACACGTTAATACAGGAAATTCGTGAAGCCTGGAAAGCGAAATCAATAACGGAAACATCACAAATACGGGATTTTATTAAGAACAGGTTGAGCGAAGATTTGCGCCTTTTGGCAACCGGTATCCATTACGCACCGACACCTCCTACTGTTATTATGGTTGTGGGGGTAAATGGTGTAGGGAAGACAACGTCTATTGCAAAACTCGCAAACATTTTTATCAAAGATGGTAGAAAGGTAATGGTTGCAGCTGGCGATACGTTTCGTGCTGCCGCAGCGGATCAACTTGAGATATGGAGTAAGCGTATTGGGGCTGATATTATAAAACATCAGGCAGGCTCTGACCCGGCAGCGGTTGCATATGATGCGTTAGACGCATGTCTTGCCAGAAATACCGATATACTTATCGTTGATACTGCAGGGCGTCTTCATACCCATGAAAATCTCATGAAGGAATTAGCGAAGATTAAACGTGTTATTTCCAATAAGATTCCCGGGGCTCCTCATGAGGTCTTAATGGTGCTCGATGCCACCACCGGGCAAAATGCTATTGCCCAGGCAAAATCGTTTAAAAATTCGGTTGATGTTTCAGGGATATTTTTGGCTAAGCTGGATGGCACTGCGAAAGGTGGTATTGTATTGGGCATGAGAAGTGAAATAAACATTCCCGTGAAATTTATCGGATTAGGTGAAAAAGAGGATGACATTGCGATATTTGATCCTGATGTTTTTGTAAACGCTTTACTTGAAGAGTAA
- the nusB gene encoding transcription antitermination factor NusB: MRNRTLARELALQALYQLDLRNEKNVHEIDEFCRRSTQKDDIYQFTISLVNGCWSHVKEIDEKISFATKHWELNRMATIDKNILRLGVYELLFRDDIPPKVSMNESIELAKKFSTKDSGMFVNGILDNIYIQFGNGTYGSQKETPLCQAEQKIDYGTSDLHVHTNYSDGTMTPEEVVDEAIRIGLSTISITDHDTVDGLMVANRYGQDKNLIIIAGIELSSYLAPSEVHILGYFIDIHNDILKKKIQQARLDRIQRIHAMVEKLRKLQIDINVQDVLDIAGHGSPGRMHVAEAIWKRGYCKTIIEPFFKYIGDKCPAYVPKETFSPKQAIELIKEAHGVAVLAHPGLNQRDNIIEELVAYGLRGIEVYYPSHTPQTVKKYLKIAKKYDLAVTGGSDFHGERKVETPIAKISIPGNLVDRLRQKCFSHE, encoded by the coding sequence ATGCGTAACAGAACCCTTGCTCGTGAACTTGCGCTCCAAGCACTCTATCAACTCGACTTGCGTAACGAAAAAAACGTTCATGAGATCGATGAATTTTGTAGAAGAAGCACGCAAAAAGATGATATATACCAGTTTACCATATCTCTTGTAAACGGTTGTTGGTCACATGTGAAGGAAATCGATGAAAAGATATCGTTTGCAACAAAGCATTGGGAATTAAATCGCATGGCCACTATCGATAAAAATATTTTACGTTTAGGTGTATATGAACTCTTATTTAGAGATGATATTCCCCCAAAGGTTTCAATGAATGAGTCCATAGAACTTGCAAAGAAATTTAGCACGAAAGATTCCGGTATGTTTGTAAACGGAATTTTAGACAATATCTATATTCAGTTTGGCAATGGTACCTATGGTTCGCAGAAAGAAACTCCGTTATGCCAGGCAGAGCAGAAAATTGATTATGGCACGTCAGACTTGCATGTGCATACGAATTATTCGGATGGCACCATGACGCCTGAGGAGGTTGTAGACGAAGCTATTCGTATAGGACTCTCTACCATTTCCATTACTGATCACGATACCGTGGATGGACTTATGGTCGCCAATCGCTATGGACAGGATAAAAATCTTATTATCATTGCCGGTATAGAACTTTCCTCCTATCTTGCGCCATCGGAGGTACATATTCTCGGATATTTTATCGATATTCATAACGACATATTAAAAAAGAAAATACAACAAGCTCGCTTAGATCGCATACAACGGATACATGCGATGGTGGAAAAATTACGGAAATTGCAAATTGATATCAACGTTCAAGATGTTTTGGATATTGCCGGGCACGGATCTCCCGGGCGTATGCATGTAGCTGAGGCTATATGGAAACGGGGTTATTGTAAAACCATTATCGAGCCCTTTTTTAAGTATATAGGAGATAAGTGTCCTGCCTATGTTCCAAAAGAAACATTTTCACCGAAACAGGCTATTGAGCTGATCAAAGAGGCTCATGGCGTAGCTGTTCTGGCCCATCCGGGATTAAATCAGAGGGATAATATTATTGAAGAACTAGTGGCATACGGATTGCGCGGCATAGAGGTGTATTATCCCTCTCACACACCACAAACAGTAAAAAAATATTTGAAAATTGCGAAAAAGTATGACCTGGCGGTAACTGGCGGCTCAGATTTTCATGGTGAAAGAAAAGTAGAAACTCCTATTGCAAAAATAAGCATACCTGGCAATCTTGTTGACAGGTTAAGGCAAAAATGTTTTTCTCATGAGTAG
- the ribE gene encoding 6,7-dimethyl-8-ribityllumazine synthase: protein MGAEFHGDLIGTGKKFGIIASRFNNFITKRLLDGAMDGLLRHGVKQEDIDVFWVPGSYEIPVTALKVAQRGKYNALICLGAVIRGDTPHFDYVASESAKGIASIGLSTGIPVIYGVITTETLEQAIDRAGAKAGNKGAEAAFSAIELVNLFEQIETI, encoded by the coding sequence ATGGGCGCTGAATTCCATGGTGATTTGATTGGTACGGGAAAGAAATTTGGAATCATCGCAAGTCGCTTTAACAACTTTATTACAAAACGTTTATTAGATGGTGCGATGGATGGACTTCTACGGCACGGGGTGAAACAGGAGGACATAGATGTTTTTTGGGTTCCGGGCTCATATGAAATACCCGTTACCGCTCTTAAGGTTGCACAAAGAGGTAAATACAATGCATTGATTTGCTTAGGTGCCGTTATTCGAGGTGATACCCCTCATTTTGATTATGTTGCGAGTGAGTCAGCAAAGGGCATAGCAAGCATTGGGTTGTCCACTGGAATACCTGTCATTTATGGTGTCATTACCACGGAAACGCTGGAACAGGCCATTGACCGTGCAGGAGCAAAGGCAGGTAATAAAGGCGCAGAGGCTGCTTTCTCTGCCATTGAACTGGTAAATCTTTTCGAGCAGATAGAAACGATATAA
- a CDS encoding ferritin family protein encodes MDVKELIKKAAEHEEKSYKFYMDAIKLVDDAAAKIWLKELAEEELKHKDMLENFDPATISKFKPTKIQDLHIAEFLVDKDVTEIKDFQDVLIVAMKNEQKAYHFYVSMGKSTDSEDMRNLCKILAQEELKHKHKIEVYYDDNVFMWD; translated from the coding sequence ATGGACGTAAAAGAACTCATTAAAAAAGCTGCAGAACATGAAGAAAAATCATACAAATTTTATATGGATGCAATAAAGCTTGTGGACGACGCTGCCGCGAAGATCTGGTTGAAAGAACTCGCAGAGGAGGAATTAAAACATAAGGATATGCTGGAAAATTTTGATCCAGCTACGATATCTAAGTTTAAGCCAACGAAAATTCAGGATTTACATATAGCAGAGTTTCTCGTAGACAAAGATGTTACCGAAATCAAGGATTTTCAGGATGTGTTGATTGTTGCTATGAAGAATGAGCAAAAGGCATATCATTTTTATGTAAGTATGGGTAAATCAACGGACAGTGAAGATATGAGAAATTTGTGTAAAATTTTGGCGCAGGAGGAATTGAAACACAAGCATAAAATAGAAGTATACTACGATGATAATGTTTTTATGTGGGACTAA
- the trxB gene encoding thioredoxin-disulfide reductase, which translates to MNRDYDVIIIGGGPAALAASIYTGRALLKTVIFEKKIMGGQLAGTELIENYPGFPDIISGVDLTQRMERQAKRFGLEIRYEEVLEVRREDNLLILATDTDTYASHVAILAAGADPKKLGVPGEEEFYGRGVSYCATCDGAFFRGKDVLVVGGGDSALTEGIFLTKYANTVRIIHRRESLRATKIYQDDAFSNPKISVLFNTTLESVRGKEKVESAVIRNVLTEEEKEIACEGVFIFIGSNPNTGFLGDLLCVDAGCHIETNIHMETAIEGLYAVGDVRQGSYRQIATAVGEGVTAAIAAEHKLSELKALGKAKG; encoded by the coding sequence GTGAATAGAGATTATGATGTAATTATTATCGGGGGGGGGCCTGCAGCTCTTGCTGCTTCCATATATACCGGTCGCGCATTGCTTAAGACAGTGATCTTTGAAAAAAAAATTATGGGTGGCCAATTAGCCGGCACTGAGCTTATAGAGAATTATCCGGGATTTCCCGATATTATTAGTGGTGTTGATTTAACTCAGCGAATGGAGCGCCAGGCGAAGCGATTCGGTTTAGAAATTCGGTATGAGGAAGTTTTGGAAGTGCGCCGGGAAGATAATTTGCTGATCCTTGCCACTGATACAGATACGTATGCAAGTCATGTGGCGATTTTAGCAGCAGGAGCAGATCCGAAGAAGTTGGGTGTCCCGGGAGAAGAAGAATTTTATGGAAGAGGCGTTAGTTATTGCGCCACATGCGATGGGGCATTCTTCAGGGGAAAAGATGTGCTGGTAGTGGGGGGGGGAGATTCTGCCTTGACAGAAGGTATTTTCCTGACAAAGTATGCCAATACCGTAAGAATCATACATAGGAGGGAGTCTCTTCGCGCGACAAAAATTTACCAGGACGATGCGTTTTCCAATCCAAAAATAAGCGTACTATTCAATACCACGCTTGAAAGCGTGCGCGGGAAGGAAAAGGTTGAGAGTGCGGTCATTAGAAATGTTTTAACTGAAGAAGAGAAGGAAATTGCCTGTGAAGGGGTTTTTATTTTTATCGGAAGCAATCCCAATACGGGCTTTCTTGGCGATTTGTTGTGTGTAGATGCCGGATGTCATATAGAGACAAATATCCATATGGAAACAGCTATTGAAGGATTATATGCCGTTGGTGATGTGAGACAGGGCTCATACCGACAAATAGCAACTGCAGTGGGAGAAGGGGTTACCGCAGCAATCGCTGCGGAGCATAAGCTTTCCGAGTTGAAGGCGTTAGGGAAGGCAAAGGGATGA
- a CDS encoding rubredoxin: MSKWECSVCGYIYDPEKGDPENGVEPGTPFESIPDEWVCPTCGANKDMFDKLDS, translated from the coding sequence ATGTCAAAGTGGGAATGTAGCGTGTGCGGATATATATATGATCCGGAAAAGGGTGATCCGGAGAATGGTGTAGAACCAGGGACACCCTTTGAGTCAATCCCAGATGAATGGGTTTGTCCTACTTGTGGAGCAAATAAGGATATGTTCGATAAGCTTGATTCATGA
- a CDS encoding IS630 family transposase — protein MTPFTLSEDEISILKTAHRGSKKKREADRIKAIILLGTGWTIREVAEALLLDDETIRNYVKRYKNGGFKALLKDSHKGYGGKLSSSETERLDTHLNENTYLRIQDVVSYVARQFKVTYSVSGMTELLHRLGYRYKKPKLVPGKADAKAQEEFIEFYKELKETKDARDPIYFMDGTHPHHNSVAAYGWIKKGKTKELKSNTGRQRLNINGAINIESVNTVVDYGDSVNAQSTISLLKKIESKHSEAEVIYTICDNAKYYRSKKVKEYLKGSKVKIVYLPPYSPNLNLIERLWKYFHKIVLYNKYYATFDEFKKACKSFFRQMKKYKEDIGSLLTENFQIIGINT, from the coding sequence ATGACACCGTTTACCCTATCAGAAGATGAGATATCTATCCTGAAAACAGCCCACCGAGGGTCTAAGAAAAAGCGAGAAGCAGATCGCATAAAAGCGATTATACTCCTTGGCACAGGATGGACAATCCGCGAAGTAGCCGAAGCGCTGTTGCTTGACGATGAAACAATAAGGAATTATGTAAAGCGTTATAAAAATGGAGGGTTCAAAGCTCTCTTAAAAGATAGCCATAAAGGCTACGGTGGCAAGTTGTCCAGCTCAGAAACAGAGCGATTAGATACCCATCTCAATGAAAATACTTATTTGAGAATTCAAGATGTGGTCTCTTATGTGGCCAGGCAATTCAAAGTAACATACAGCGTTAGTGGCATGACAGAACTGCTTCACCGATTGGGCTATAGATACAAAAAGCCAAAGCTGGTGCCGGGAAAAGCGGACGCAAAAGCCCAGGAAGAATTTATAGAATTTTACAAAGAATTAAAGGAAACCAAAGATGCCAGGGATCCTATTTATTTTATGGATGGCACTCATCCGCACCACAACAGTGTTGCAGCATATGGTTGGATCAAAAAAGGAAAAACGAAAGAACTCAAGAGCAACACAGGTCGTCAAAGACTCAATATCAATGGTGCCATTAATATTGAAAGTGTAAATACCGTGGTTGATTATGGAGATTCCGTAAACGCGCAGTCAACGATCTCTTTACTGAAAAAGATTGAATCAAAGCATTCAGAAGCAGAGGTTATTTATACCATATGCGATAATGCTAAATATTACCGGTCGAAAAAGGTGAAAGAATATTTGAAAGGATCTAAAGTAAAGATTGTGTATTTACCACCGTATTCACCAAATTTGAACTTAATAGAAAGGCTTTGGAAATATTTCCATAAAATAGTTCTTTATAATAAATACTATGCAACGTTTGACGAGTTCAAAAAGGCATGTAAATCTTTTTTCAGACAGATGAAAAAATACAAGGAAGATATTGGCTCTTTATTGACTGAGAATTTTCAGATAATTGGCATAAATACCTAA
- a CDS encoding aspartate ammonia-lyase, with protein MDTFRIEKDYLGEVRVPVDAYYGVQTARAIENFPISGQRSQPVFTMAMVYIKKAAAMVNVELGCLDSKIGNKIVMACDRILNGEFQEQFIVDVYQAGAGTSHHMNVNEVIANIAIEMLGGMKGDYSVVHPNDHVNFGQSTNDVYPTAMRIAALLMSHGLLGNMTDLVRTFKEKAESFDTIIKSGRTHLQDAVPVRVGQEFSGYTHSLREATRGIENACEELKELCIGGSAVGTGINTHPEYAGRVVKKLRKLTNLDLREAKNRFASMQSQASCVGFSGALRTLAVELIRIANDLRLMSSGPNTGLAEISLPAVQPGSSIMPGKVNPVVPEMLNMVCFSVVGNDLSITLASQAGQFELNVMMPLILYRLLDSLLILTNATKIFHEKCISGLTVNIAKCQNYALGSMGIATVLNPIIGYAKASEVVKESVSTGKSVKEILLEQGILSPEQLNQVLSPLSMTEPRAKNVSK; from the coding sequence ATGGATACATTTCGCATTGAAAAAGATTATTTGGGCGAAGTGAGAGTTCCGGTTGACGCATATTATGGCGTTCAAACTGCCAGGGCCATTGAGAATTTTCCCATAAGCGGACAGAGGTCGCAGCCCGTATTTACTATGGCAATGGTTTATATAAAAAAGGCGGCTGCTATGGTTAACGTTGAGCTTGGTTGCCTTGACAGCAAGATTGGAAATAAGATTGTTATGGCATGTGATCGGATATTGAATGGTGAGTTTCAGGAACAGTTTATCGTGGATGTCTACCAGGCGGGAGCAGGCACATCTCATCATATGAACGTAAATGAAGTTATTGCAAATATTGCCATAGAAATGCTCGGGGGAATGAAGGGGGATTATTCCGTGGTACACCCGAATGATCATGTTAATTTTGGACAATCAACGAATGATGTGTACCCTACCGCAATGCGTATTGCTGCGCTTCTGATGTCTCATGGGCTTCTCGGGAATATGACTGATCTGGTAAGGACTTTTAAGGAAAAGGCGGAATCCTTTGATACGATTATAAAATCTGGAAGAACGCACCTGCAGGATGCCGTGCCGGTTCGTGTTGGTCAAGAATTTTCAGGGTACACACACTCTTTACGCGAAGCGACCAGAGGAATAGAAAATGCATGTGAGGAGCTCAAGGAATTATGTATCGGAGGTAGTGCTGTTGGTACGGGTATTAATACACACCCTGAATATGCCGGTAGAGTGGTAAAAAAATTAAGAAAACTGACAAATCTGGATCTCCGTGAGGCGAAAAATAGATTTGCCTCCATGCAAAGCCAAGCGTCGTGTGTCGGGTTTTCTGGCGCTCTGCGCACATTGGCTGTGGAATTAATTCGCATCGCGAACGATTTGAGATTAATGTCTTCCGGGCCAAATACCGGCCTGGCAGAAATTAGCCTTCCTGCTGTTCAGCCCGGGTCTTCCATTATGCCGGGGAAGGTAAACCCTGTTGTTCCTGAAATGTTGAATATGGTCTGTTTTTCGGTTGTTGGCAATGATCTTTCTATTACTCTGGCTTCTCAGGCAGGCCAGTTCGAACTGAATGTCATGATGCCGTTAATCCTCTATAGACTGCTCGATTCCCTGTTGATACTTACTAATGCGACGAAAATTTTTCACGAGAAGTGTATTTCCGGTTTAACGGTCAACATCGCCAAATGTCAGAATTATGCCTTGGGAAGCATGGGGATTGCTACCGTATTAAATCCGATTATAGGCTATGCAAAGGCCTCTGAGGTTGTGAAAGAATCAGTGAGTACGGGAAAATCTGTAAAGGAAATTCTTTTGGAGCAAGGCATCCTTTCCCCGGAACAATTGAATCAGGTGTTGTCCCCTCTGTCGATGACTGAACCACGGGCAAAAAATGTCAGTAAATAG
- a CDS encoding ferritin family protein: MKETLKDIREIALQMEIDGIKFYNDLAGRTLHPIGKAMFRSFVEDEKLHAKKLRILLSANEEAMQTEEESEVTVKERLVTIFQELGEELKERIGVGANDLEALKLAIEIEESGVRFYEQAAKDADNIKNRETYRFLVGEEKTHLDILKNSLEYLENKERWEVGNEGRIYEQWMSVVNKTMKDTE; this comes from the coding sequence ATGAAGGAAACATTAAAAGATATAAGAGAAATTGCCTTGCAAATGGAAATAGATGGTATAAAGTTTTATAACGATTTAGCGGGCAGAACCCTTCACCCCATAGGTAAGGCAATGTTTAGATCATTTGTTGAAGATGAGAAATTGCATGCCAAAAAGCTCAGAATTTTGCTGTCCGCCAATGAAGAAGCAATGCAGACAGAGGAGGAGTCTGAAGTGACGGTAAAAGAAAGATTGGTTACCATATTTCAAGAATTGGGTGAAGAATTGAAAGAAAGGATTGGTGTTGGTGCCAATGATTTAGAGGCACTCAAGCTGGCTATAGAAATTGAAGAAAGCGGGGTAAGGTTTTATGAACAGGCAGCAAAAGATGCAGACAATATAAAAAATCGAGAAACCTATCGTTTTCTTGTCGGCGAAGAAAAAACACATCTTGATATATTAAAGAATTCACTTGAATACCTGGAAAACAAAGAGCGGTGGGAGGTTGGAAATGAGGGCCGTATCTATGAACAATGGATGAGTGTAGTGAATAAAACAATGAAGGATACGGAATAA